The proteins below are encoded in one region of Dama dama isolate Ldn47 chromosome 21, ASM3311817v1, whole genome shotgun sequence:
- the LOC133042508 gene encoding RWD domain-containing protein 4 produces MGANEDQEMELEALRSIYEGDESFRELSPVSFQYRIGENGDPKAFLIEISWTETYPQTPPIISMNAFFNNTISSDVKQSILAKLQEAVEVHLGTAMTYTLFEYAKDNKEQFMENHHPVHSATSISNIISVETPSTAPSSKKKDKKEQLSKAQKRKLADKTDHKGELPRGWNWVDVVKHLSKTGSKDDE; encoded by the coding sequence ATGGGTGCCAACGAGGACCAGGAGATGGAACTGGAGGCATTACGCTCTATTTATGAAGGAGATGAAAGTTTCCGGGAATTAAGTCCAGTTTCATTTCAATACAGGATAGGTGAAAATGGGGATCCCAAAGCCTTCCTCATAGAGATTTCCTGGACAGAAACCTATCCGCAGACCCCTCCCATCATATCCATGAATGCCTTTTTTAACAACACCATATCGTCAGACGTAAAACAGAGCATACTAGCCAAGTTACAGGAGGCGGTGGAAGTCCACCTCGGGACGGCCATGACCTACACGCTGTTTGAATACGCCAAGGACAATAAGGAGCAGTTCATGGAGAACCATCATCCCGTTCATTCTGCTACATCCATAAGCAATATCATCTCAGTTGAAACTCCTAGCACAGCCCCATCGagcaagaaaaaagataaaaaggaacaaCTTTCAAAAGCCCAGAAACGTAAGCTGGCAGATAAAACAGATCACAAAGGAGAACTTCCTAGAGGATGGAACTGGGTTGATGTGGTGAAGCATTTGAGCAAAACTGGCTCTAAAGACGATGAATAG